In a genomic window of Watersipora subatra unplaced genomic scaffold, tzWatSuba1.1 SCAFFOLD_66, whole genome shotgun sequence:
- the LOC137410109 gene encoding uncharacterized protein — MAKQIERLLEKGDHPEWLTKGQTVLLIKDLKQGPIPKNYRPLTYLPTTWKLLSGIVLDKLEEHISQYMASIQKGIRRNTRRAKHQLLVDRTVCQGSRRRHTNLAMAWIDYKKTYASIPHSWILEYLSMYNVHPALVAFIKMSMTK; from the coding sequence atggctaagcagatagaACGCCTATTAGAAAAAGgtgaccatccggaatggctgaccaaaggacaaactgtacttctgataaaagatctaaaacaggggccgattcccaaaaactatcgaccattAACGtacttgcccaccacctggaaactgctctcaggaatagtcctagacaaactggaagagcataTTAGTCAATATATGGCCAGCATTCAGAAAGGAATTAGGCGCAACACCCgaagagccaaacatcagttactggtggatcggacggtctgtcaaggcagcaggagaaggcatactaatcttgccatggcttggattgactacaaaaagacCTATgcctcaattccccatagttggatacttgagtacctcagtatgtacaatgttcaccctgctctcgTGGCATTCAttaagatgtcaatgaccaaatga